From a single Nicotiana tabacum cultivar K326 chromosome 8, ASM71507v2, whole genome shotgun sequence genomic region:
- the LOC142163600 gene encoding 17.6 kDa class I heat shock protein-like, producing MSLISRMFGDRRSSVFDPFSIDVFDPFRELGFPGSNSRETSAFANIRVDWKETPEAHVFKADLPGLKKEEVRVEIEEDRVLQISGERNVEKEEKNDTWHRVERSSGKFMRRFRLPENAKMDQVKAVMENGVLTVTVPKEEVKKPDVKSIEITG from the coding sequence ATGTCACTGATTTCAAGAATGTTCGGCGATCGACGAAGCAGCGTCTTCGATCCATTCTCAATTGACGTGTTTGATCCCTTCAGGGAATTGGGCTTTCCAGGTTCCAATTCACGGGAGACCTCTGCGTTCGCGAACATTCGAGTCGATTGGAAGGAAACTCCGGAGGCTCATGTATTCAAGGCAGATCTCCCGGGACTTAAGAAGGAAGAAGTGAGAGTGGAGATCGAAGAAGATAGGGTTCTTCAAATCAGCGGAGAGAGGAATGTGGAGAAAGAGGAAAAGAATGATACTTGGCACCGCGTGGAACGCAGCAGCGGGAAATTCATGAGAAGATTCAGGCTTCCGGAGAATGCTAAGATGGATCAAGTTAAGGCGGTGATGGAGAATGGAGTGCTCACTGTTACAGTTCCCAAGGAAGAGGTGAAGAAGCCTGATGTCAAGTCCATTGAGATCACCGGTTAG